Below is a genomic region from Paludicola sp. MB14-C6.
TATTTTTTTAGAAAACTCCAAAAGATAAAATCCTTTGGAGTTTCATATGAATGATATTATAGCGTTTTAATAGTTTTTTGCTACTACTTGGAAATATGCTTGTGGATGGTCACATACAGGGCACTTTTCAGGAGCACTTGTTCCTTCGTATGTATATCCGCAATTTGCACATTGCCAAACTTGCTTTTCTTCTTTTTTAAATACCTTTTCTTCTTCTAAGTTTTTAAGAAGTGTACGATATCTTTCTTCATGTTCTTTCTCAATCTTACCTACTGCTTCAAACAAATAAGCGATTTTTTCAAAGCCTTCTTCTTTTGCTTCTTTAGCGAAAGTAGCATACATGTCGGTCCACTCATAGTTTTCGCCATCTGCTGCATCCTTCAAATTCGTTGCAGTATCAGCAACACCATCATGCAATAATTTATACCAAATTTTCGCATGTTCTTTTTCATTGTTTGCAGTCTCTAAGAATAAAGCTGCAATTTGTTCAAAGCCTTCCTTTTTTGCCTTAGAAGCATAATAAGTATACTTATTTCTAGCTTGTGATTCTCCAGCAAAGGCTGTTAATAAATTTGCTTCTGTCTTTGTTCCTTTTAAATTACTCATACTGTTCCCTCACTTATTAATATAATATATTTTAACTATGACCGAATCTTTGAAAAAAGTCAAGCCTGTATGTTGAAATTAAAATTAATACATTGTAAAATATAAAGCAATACATAACCTAACAAGGAGTGATGAGATGAAAAACGTTATCATAATTGGAAATGGACCTGCTGGAATTTCCGCAGCGCTTTATACGATGCGTGCAAATATAAAGACTACTGTTATTGGCCGTGATTTAGGCGCATTACAAAAAGCAGACAAAATCGAGAATTATTATGGTTTTGCAGAACCTATCAGCGGTAAAGAGCTTGTAAATGCGGGTATTGCTGCTGCAAAACGCTTAGGATGCGAAATGATTACTGATGAGGTTGTATCCATTGGATTTGAAGAAAAACTAACTGTTATAACAAAAAACAAGCAATATCCTGCTGATGCAATTATACTCGCAACAGGCACTTCACGTAGTGCACCTAAAATACAAGGCATCAAAGAATATGAGGGCAAAGGTATTAGCTATTGTGCAGTGTGCGACGCATTCTTTTATCGTGGGAAAGATGTATGTGTACTAGGCAATGGTGATTATGCATTACATGAAGCACAAGAATTAGTGGCTGTTGCAAATTCAGTTACTATTCTTACGAATGGTGAAGA
It encodes:
- the rbr gene encoding rubrerythrin; amino-acid sequence: MSNLKGTKTEANLLTAFAGESQARNKYTYYASKAKKEGFEQIAALFLETANNEKEHAKIWYKLLHDGVADTATNLKDAADGENYEWTDMYATFAKEAKEEGFEKIAYLFEAVGKIEKEHEERYRTLLKNLEEEKVFKKEEKQVWQCANCGYTYEGTSAPEKCPVCDHPQAYFQVVAKNY
- a CDS encoding NAD(P)/FAD-dependent oxidoreductase, with amino-acid sequence MKNVIIIGNGPAGISAALYTMRANIKTTVIGRDLGALQKADKIENYYGFAEPISGKELVNAGIAAAKRLGCEMITDEVVSIGFEEKLTVITKNKQYPADAIILATGTSRSAPKIQGIKEYEGKGISYCAVCDAFFYRGKDVCVLGNGDYALHEAQELVAVANSVTILTNGEELATTIPCNIQVNKKKIKAFEGEQTIQNVLFEDGETLATSGIFIAVGVASSSDLAKKLGAQTEGVTITVNENMATNIPGLYAAGDCVGGLLQISKAVSDGAKAGTQVIKYIRGNS